The following proteins come from a genomic window of Dermacentor albipictus isolate Rhodes 1998 colony chromosome 8, USDA_Dalb.pri_finalv2, whole genome shotgun sequence:
- the LOC135914283 gene encoding uncharacterized protein, with protein sequence MGSQGAVVAANSGRGDRIDGMDTEGYEVVLPTLPSGRSVLNTLFLHADVRSRHYRVEHFRDTLARLGLLPEVVALGAYQMSHVWAVTFKGTEGIKKALACGEMKVKGQRCLVIDPANQDVRLKLHWLLFNVADDDVRVALAPFGKATEVSKEKWRVQGIQDKGSTTRLVRLKLHNGIKLDDLPHQLRVAGDMALLVAPGRAPLCLRCHSKGHIRRECRVPRCTHCRRFGHEESQCVKTYASVAGPVGGEDTAELVMDEADAEEAASEATSKLEELDEATLTPPDMPQDASVNKESRKLTDTAGDATGVVKVQDGSTPSKSPEEPAVMEVSEGTSGASVSKRGHDYAGRA encoded by the coding sequence ATGGGCTCCCAAGGAGCGGTGGTTGCGGCTAACAGCGGCCGCGGTGACAGGATCGACGGTATGGATACCGAGGGATACGAAGTGGTTTTGCCTACTCTGCCATCAGGTCGTAGTGTTTTGAATACGTTATTTTTGCACGCGGATGTCCGGTCGAGGCATTACCGAGTCGAACATTTCCGGGACACGTTGGCGCGTCTTGGTTTGCTCCCCGAAGTGGTAGCGTTGGGGGCATATCAGATGAGCCACGTATGGGCTGTGACTTTCAAGGGCACGGAAGGGATAAAGAAGGCTTTGGCATGCGGCGAAATGAAGGTGAAGGGCCAACGTTGTTTGGTTATTGATCCGGCAAACCAGGACGTGCGTTTGAAGCTTCACTGGCTTCTTTTCAATGTGGCTGACGATGATGTGCGTGTAGCGCTTGCTCCGTTCGGAAAGGCGACCGAGGTCTCGAAGGAAAAGTGGAGAGTTCAAGGGATCCAAGACAAGGGATCGACGACACGCCTCGTGCGCCTCAAGCTCCATAACGGCATTAAGCTTGATGACCTTCCACACCAGCTTCGCGTAGCCGGTGACATGGCCCTTCTAGTCGCGCCCGGAAGAGCGCCACTATGCCTGCGGTGTCACAGTAAGGGCCATATCAGACGAGAATGCCGAGTTCCTCGCTGCACGCACTGCCGTCGTTTTGGACACGAAGAATCTCAGTGCGTGAAGACGTACGCAAGTGTTGCGGGGCCGGTTGGTGGAGAAGACACTGCGGAACTCGTCATGGACGAGGCTGACGCTGAAGAAGCCGCAAGCGAAGCAACGTCGAAGCTCGAGGAACTTGATGAGGCAACGTTAACCCCGCCCGACATGCCCCAGGACGCGAGTGTTAACAAGGAAAGCCGAAAGCTGACCGACACAGCTGGCGACGCCACCGGCGTCGTGAAAGTGCAGGATGGCTCAACGCCGTCGAAGTCACCTGAGGAGCCAGCAGTCATGGAAGTAAGCGAGGGAACAAGCGGAGCCTCAGTCTCCAAGCGCGGCCACGACTACGCTGGACGAGCATGA